A portion of the Chromobacterium sp. IIBBL 290-4 genome contains these proteins:
- a CDS encoding AAA-associated domain-containing protein, with the protein MTTETTTLGQEIFKLKNVCRGFSKGSDEIQVLDDVNLTLREGEIVGLLGRSGSGKSTLLRIIAGLIQQSSGEVNYQGKPLKGPADGVAMVFQTFALFPWLTVLQNVEAGLEALGVETKERRRRALAAIDLIGLDGFENAYPRELSGGMRQRVGFARGLVVNPTLLLMDEPFSALDVLTAETLRTDMLDLWNDKQLPIKSVLIVTHNIEEAVFMCDRILVLSSNPGRVVAEIKVPFPHRRNRLDPAFRKMVDDIYALMTARRSAHTMHKLPLEIGSHLIEVSTNLMAGLIEEVAQEPYFGKADMPEIAEKLRLEVDDLFPVAEILEHLGFVELKDGDILLTTAGKLFADYGTQERKVLFAEHLLRNVPMAAHIRKVLQERPGQRAPRLRFAQELEDSLSDQSAEETLDTVISWGRYAEIFSYNDHTETFSLEDVEGGQ; encoded by the coding sequence ATGACTACAGAAACCACCACCCTGGGACAAGAAATCTTCAAGCTGAAAAACGTCTGCCGCGGCTTTTCCAAGGGCAGCGACGAAATCCAGGTGCTGGACGACGTCAATCTGACGCTGCGCGAAGGCGAAATCGTCGGCCTCTTGGGCCGCTCCGGCTCCGGCAAGTCCACGCTGCTGCGCATCATCGCCGGCTTGATCCAGCAAAGCAGCGGCGAAGTGAATTATCAGGGCAAGCCCTTGAAAGGCCCGGCCGACGGCGTGGCCATGGTGTTCCAGACCTTCGCGCTGTTTCCGTGGCTGACCGTGCTGCAAAACGTGGAAGCCGGCCTGGAAGCGCTGGGCGTGGAAACCAAGGAGCGCCGCAGACGCGCGCTGGCCGCCATCGACCTGATCGGCCTGGACGGCTTTGAAAACGCCTACCCGCGCGAGCTGTCCGGCGGCATGCGCCAACGCGTCGGCTTCGCCCGCGGCCTGGTGGTCAATCCCACGCTGCTGTTGATGGACGAGCCGTTCTCGGCGCTGGACGTGCTGACCGCCGAAACGCTGCGCACCGACATGCTGGACCTGTGGAACGACAAGCAGCTGCCGATCAAGTCGGTGCTGATCGTCACCCACAATATCGAAGAAGCGGTGTTCATGTGCGACCGCATCCTGGTGCTGTCGTCCAACCCCGGCCGCGTGGTGGCCGAGATCAAGGTGCCGTTCCCGCACCGCCGCAACCGGCTGGACCCGGCGTTCCGCAAGATGGTGGACGATATCTACGCGCTGATGACCGCGCGCCGCAGCGCCCACACCATGCACAAGCTGCCGCTGGAAATCGGCAGCCACCTGATCGAAGTATCCACCAACCTGATGGCCGGCCTGATCGAGGAAGTGGCGCAAGAGCCTTACTTCGGCAAAGCCGACATGCCGGAAATCGCGGAAAAGCTGCGCCTGGAAGTGGACGATCTGTTCCCGGTGGCGGAAATCCTCGAGCACCTGGGCTTCGTCGAGCTGAAGGACGGCGACATCCTGCTGACCACCGCCGGCAAGCTGTTCGCCGACTACGGCACCCAGGAGCGCAAGGTGCTGTTCGCCGAACACCTGCTGCGCAATGTGCCGATGGCCGCCCACATCCGCAAGGTGCTGCAGGAGCGCCCGGGCCAGCGCGCGCCGCGCTTGCGCTTCGCCCAGGAACTGGAAGACTCTCTGTCCGACCAGTCCGCCGAAGAGACGCTGGACACCGTGATCAGTTGGGGCCGTTACGCCGAAATTTTCTCCTACAACGACCACACCGAAACCTTCAGCCTGGAAGATGTGGAAGGCGGCCAGTAA
- a CDS encoding mechanosensitive ion channel family protein has product MALLRLLLLLSLCLPAWAAEPRANPSAADRARTLELDNRPIFLFLAKQASLSPEQRLQRTVERIQELDANDLKQPVKTAPLADPRLRGIALSINGKPLFTLLADDLDPGDQLTLEQAAARAQDRLNDLRQAALEQRSPEQMVKAGLLALLATAVFIALLSLIMRLRGASRLRLQQQPLGKLPWLGGRFDFHHFLRAAECQLVDITALLSALAAGYVWLSYALGLFPYTRPLGRKLGDSFWQLVATIVDDILSALPGLATVAVIFLLTRLLHRALALLFGAVERGQLDLPGLHAETVGATRRLAGVALWLFALIVAYPYLPGAGSDAFKGVSVFFGLMVTLGSAGLMNHAMSGLVLIYSRALRAGDYVRVGEVEGTVSELSALSTKIATCQGFEITIPNAVAVGGRIHNFSRHDGEDGALIATRLTIGYDTPWRQVAGLLELAARRCEGVDPQWTPRVRKLALQDFYIEYELQVKVAQGANPPDVLDALLGHALDAFNEFGVQILSPHFTEQPAAPAIVPQPRWREPPARQ; this is encoded by the coding sequence ATGGCCCTGCTCCGCCTCTTGCTGCTGCTCTCGCTATGCCTGCCCGCCTGGGCCGCCGAGCCGCGCGCCAACCCTTCCGCCGCCGACCGCGCCCGCACGCTGGAGCTGGACAACCGCCCCATCTTCCTGTTTCTGGCCAAGCAGGCCAGCCTGAGCCCGGAGCAACGGCTGCAGCGCACGGTGGAGCGCATCCAGGAACTGGACGCCAACGACTTGAAGCAGCCGGTCAAGACCGCGCCGCTGGCCGATCCCCGCCTGCGCGGCATCGCGCTGAGCATCAACGGCAAGCCGCTGTTCACGCTGCTGGCGGACGATCTCGATCCCGGCGACCAATTGACGCTGGAACAGGCCGCCGCCCGCGCGCAAGACCGGCTCAACGATTTGCGCCAGGCCGCGCTGGAACAGCGTTCGCCCGAGCAGATGGTCAAGGCCGGCTTGCTGGCCCTGCTCGCCACCGCCGTTTTCATCGCCCTGCTGTCCTTGATCATGCGCTTGCGCGGCGCCTCGCGCCTCCGCTTGCAGCAACAGCCGCTCGGCAAGCTGCCCTGGCTGGGCGGCCGCTTCGATTTTCACCATTTCCTGCGCGCCGCCGAGTGCCAGCTGGTGGACATCACCGCCTTGCTGTCGGCGCTGGCCGCCGGCTATGTCTGGCTCAGCTACGCGCTGGGCCTGTTCCCCTACACCCGGCCGCTGGGCCGCAAGCTGGGCGATTCCTTCTGGCAGCTGGTCGCCACCATCGTCGACGACATCCTGTCGGCGCTGCCCGGCCTCGCCACCGTGGCGGTGATTTTCCTGCTCACCCGGCTGCTGCACCGGGCGCTGGCCTTGCTGTTCGGCGCGGTGGAACGCGGCCAGCTGGACTTGCCCGGCCTGCACGCTGAGACGGTAGGAGCGACCCGCCGCCTGGCCGGCGTGGCGCTGTGGCTGTTCGCGCTGATCGTGGCCTACCCTTATCTGCCCGGCGCCGGCAGCGATGCCTTCAAGGGCGTCAGCGTGTTCTTCGGCCTGATGGTGACGCTAGGCTCGGCCGGCTTGATGAACCACGCCATGAGCGGCCTGGTGCTGATCTATTCCCGCGCGCTGCGGGCGGGAGACTATGTGCGCGTCGGCGAAGTGGAGGGCACCGTCAGCGAGCTGTCGGCGCTGTCCACCAAGATCGCCACCTGCCAAGGATTTGAAATCACCATCCCCAACGCTGTGGCGGTGGGCGGACGCATCCACAACTTCAGCCGCCACGACGGCGAAGACGGCGCCTTGATCGCCACCCGCCTCACCATAGGCTACGACACGCCCTGGCGGCAGGTGGCCGGGCTGCTGGAATTGGCCGCGCGCCGCTGCGAAGGCGTGGACCCGCAATGGACGCCGCGCGTGCGCAAGCTGGCGCTGCAGGATTTCTACATAGAATACGAGCTGCAAGTCAAAGTGGCGCAGGGCGCCAACCCGCCGGATGTGCTGGACGCGCTGCTGGGCCATGCGCTCGATGCTTTCAACGAATTCGGCGTGCAGATTCTGTCGCCACACTTCACCGAACAACCCGCCGCGCCCGCCATCGTCCCGCAGCCGCGCTGGCGCGAACCGCCTGCCCGACAATAG
- a CDS encoding cyanate transporter produces the protein MNPSTSRSSLGLACAIILAGLNLRPCLAAIGPLLEPIRHATGIRFSDAALLTTLPIAAMGAGAFAGSRLEAWLGARGGVLLALALILLSCALRLSPPGYPALLATALLAGCGIALAQALLPGLIKHHFPDKVSLLMGLYVTAIMGGASLAAAGAPWLAQASGQWQLGLAVWALPAALGCCLWWRNAPAATGGSAPASAAASPSRLPRAWLLAGYFGLGTAVYTCSLAWLPPFFVQLGWSGQQGGLMLSYMTGMEVLAGLTLPALSARGPDLRGWLALALCFTLAGLLGMVALPQDQLMLLWVGLLGLGVGGLFPLSMILTLSHLDDSRAAGQLTAFVQGIGYLIAACAPFFAGWLRDVTASFSLAWLALAGAVALLLLLTARFAPQRYRLAMRLA, from the coding sequence ATGAATCCCAGCACCTCCCGCTCCTCTCTCGGCCTGGCCTGCGCCATCATCCTGGCGGGCCTCAACCTGCGCCCCTGCTTGGCCGCCATCGGCCCCTTGCTGGAACCGATACGCCACGCCACCGGCATCCGCTTCAGCGACGCCGCCCTGCTCACTACCCTGCCTATCGCCGCCATGGGCGCGGGCGCGTTCGCCGGCAGCCGGCTGGAAGCCTGGCTGGGCGCGCGCGGCGGCGTGCTGCTGGCGCTGGCGCTGATCCTGCTTTCCTGCGCGCTGCGCCTGTCTCCTCCCGGCTACCCCGCGCTGCTCGCCACCGCCTTGCTGGCCGGCTGCGGCATCGCGCTGGCCCAGGCCTTGCTGCCCGGTTTGATCAAGCATCACTTCCCCGACAAGGTCTCGCTGCTGATGGGCCTGTACGTGACCGCCATCATGGGTGGCGCCTCGCTGGCCGCGGCCGGCGCGCCGTGGCTGGCCCAGGCCAGCGGCCAATGGCAGCTGGGCCTGGCGGTGTGGGCCTTGCCCGCCGCGCTGGGCTGCTGCTTATGGTGGCGGAATGCGCCCGCTGCGACAGGCGGCTCCGCCCCGGCAAGCGCTGCCGCCTCGCCCTCCCGCCTGCCGCGCGCCTGGCTGCTGGCCGGCTACTTCGGCCTCGGCACCGCCGTCTATACCTGCTCGCTGGCCTGGCTGCCGCCGTTTTTCGTGCAACTGGGCTGGAGCGGCCAGCAAGGCGGGCTGATGCTCAGTTATATGACCGGCATGGAAGTGCTGGCCGGACTGACCCTGCCGGCGCTATCGGCGCGCGGCCCTGATCTGCGCGGCTGGCTGGCGCTGGCCCTGTGCTTCACGCTGGCGGGTTTGCTGGGCATGGTGGCGCTGCCGCAGGATCAACTGATGCTGCTGTGGGTGGGCCTGCTGGGACTGGGCGTGGGCGGCCTGTTTCCCCTCAGCATGATTCTGACCTTGTCGCATCTGGACGACAGCCGCGCCGCCGGCCAGCTGACGGCCTTCGTGCAGGGGATAGGCTATCTGATCGCCGCCTGCGCGCCCTTCTTCGCCGGCTGGCTGCGCGACGTCACCGCCAGCTTCTCCTTGGCCTGGCTGGCCTTGGCCGGCGCGGTGGCCTTGCTGTTGCTGCTGACCGCGCGCTTCGCGCCGCAGCGCTACCGGCTGGCGATGCGGCTGGCCTGA
- a CDS encoding ABC transporter permease subunit, giving the protein MNTAVRHFMPATARRLIPNRWDMIAFPLILGFLLMATTGIRDTWAPITALQTAPITLDPGNLPEYALRTTLRMLAAMIAALVFTLIYGTLAAKSRRAGLLLVPILDILQSVPVLGYISFTVTFFLALFPGRVLGAECAAIFAIFTSQAWNMTFSFYQSLRTVPRDLQEVSVNLRLSGWQKFWKLEVPYAMPGMIWNMMMSMSGGWFFVVASEAITVGDKTVTLPGVGSYLALAIQDKNLAAVGWVILTMSIVILIYDQFLFRPLVAWADKFRLEDTMSQAAPESWVLNLIQRTRFIQQLLKPFGKLLKKTARLKLNYFSLPKGIHSEEHTPMSRGIDVLWWALVTLIAIAAASKLVHFIATEVGVWEVLRVLGLGLITLVRVSLLIAVASVIWVPLGVLIGLRPALAEKVQPLAQFLAAFPANLLFPVFVIFIVHYKLNPDIWLSPLIVLGTQWYILFNVIAGATAFPNDFKEAAANFRIRGWQWWRKVMLPGIFPYYVTGAITASGGAWNASIVSEFVSWGNDKLAAHGLGAYIAQTTAAGDYPKILLGIAVMSLFVVLFNRLLWRPMYAIAENKLRLN; this is encoded by the coding sequence ATGAACACCGCCGTCCGCCACTTCATGCCCGCCACCGCCCGGCGGCTGATACCCAACCGCTGGGACATGATCGCGTTTCCGCTGATACTCGGCTTTTTGCTGATGGCCACCACCGGCATCCGCGACACCTGGGCGCCCATCACCGCGCTGCAAACCGCGCCGATCACGCTGGACCCCGGCAATCTGCCCGAATACGCCTTGCGCACCACGCTGCGCATGCTGGCCGCCATGATTGCCGCGCTGGTTTTCACGCTGATTTACGGCACGCTGGCGGCCAAGAGCCGCCGCGCCGGCCTGCTGCTGGTGCCGATACTGGACATCCTGCAATCGGTGCCGGTGCTGGGCTACATCTCCTTCACCGTCACCTTCTTCCTGGCGCTGTTTCCCGGCCGGGTGCTGGGCGCGGAATGCGCGGCCATCTTCGCCATCTTCACCAGCCAGGCCTGGAACATGACCTTCAGCTTCTACCAAAGCCTGCGCACCGTGCCGCGCGACTTGCAGGAAGTGTCGGTCAACCTCAGGCTCAGCGGCTGGCAAAAGTTCTGGAAGCTGGAAGTGCCCTACGCCATGCCCGGCATGATCTGGAACATGATGATGAGCATGTCCGGCGGCTGGTTCTTCGTGGTGGCGTCGGAAGCCATCACCGTCGGCGACAAGACCGTCACCCTGCCCGGCGTGGGCTCCTATCTGGCGCTGGCGATCCAGGACAAGAATCTGGCCGCGGTCGGCTGGGTGATCCTGACCATGTCCATCGTCATCCTGATCTACGATCAATTCCTGTTCCGCCCGCTGGTGGCCTGGGCCGACAAGTTCCGCCTGGAAGACACCATGAGCCAGGCCGCGCCGGAATCGTGGGTGCTGAATTTGATCCAGCGCACCCGCTTCATCCAGCAGCTGCTCAAGCCTTTCGGCAAGCTGCTGAAAAAAACCGCCCGCCTGAAACTCAATTATTTCAGCCTGCCCAAGGGCATACACTCCGAAGAGCACACGCCGATGTCGCGCGGCATCGACGTGCTGTGGTGGGCGCTGGTGACGCTGATCGCCATCGCCGCCGCCAGCAAGCTGGTGCACTTCATCGCCACCGAGGTCGGCGTGTGGGAAGTATTGCGCGTGTTAGGCCTGGGCCTGATCACGCTGGTGCGCGTCAGCCTGTTGATCGCCGTCGCCTCGGTGATCTGGGTGCCGCTGGGCGTGCTGATCGGCCTGCGCCCGGCGCTGGCTGAAAAAGTGCAGCCGCTGGCGCAGTTCCTGGCCGCCTTTCCGGCCAATCTGCTGTTTCCGGTATTCGTGATCTTCATCGTCCACTACAAATTGAACCCGGACATCTGGCTGTCGCCGCTGATCGTCTTGGGCACGCAGTGGTACATCCTGTTCAACGTCATCGCCGGCGCCACCGCCTTCCCCAACGACTTCAAGGAAGCCGCCGCCAACTTCCGCATCCGCGGCTGGCAATGGTGGCGCAAGGTGATGCTGCCGGGCATCTTCCCCTACTACGTCACCGGCGCCATCACGGCATCGGGCGGCGCCTGGAACGCCAGCATCGTCTCCGAGTTCGTCTCCTGGGGCAATGACAAGCTGGCCGCCCACGGCCTGGGCGCCTACATCGCCCAAACCACCGCCGCCGGCGACTATCCCAAGATCCTGCTCGGCATCGCCGTGATGTCGCTGTTCGTCGTCCTGTTCAACCGCTTGCTGTGGCGCCCGATGTACGCCATCGCCGAAAACAAACTCCGTCTCAACTAA
- a CDS encoding MarR family winged helix-turn-helix transcriptional regulator, which yields MDKLDSILEQWRQARPDVDCTAMAVVGRLGRLVIHLQNQLAGNFAAFGLKDGEFDVLATLRRAGGADGLCPTDLYTSLMLTSGAVSKRLDRLEAAGWVSRQPNPDDRRALRIHLTPAGLALIDRALEGHVAAMEDALAPLAPEQRAQLASLLKHWLQGFPGESQG from the coding sequence ATGGACAAGCTAGATAGCATTCTCGAGCAATGGCGGCAGGCCCGCCCGGATGTCGACTGCACCGCCATGGCGGTGGTCGGCCGCCTGGGCCGCCTCGTCATCCATCTGCAAAACCAGCTGGCCGGCAACTTCGCCGCCTTCGGCCTGAAAGACGGCGAGTTCGACGTGCTGGCCACGCTGCGCCGCGCCGGCGGCGCCGATGGCCTCTGCCCCACCGATCTCTACACCAGCCTGATGCTCACCTCCGGCGCCGTCAGCAAGCGGCTGGACCGGCTGGAGGCCGCCGGCTGGGTGTCGCGCCAGCCCAATCCCGACGACCGCCGCGCCTTGCGCATCCATCTGACTCCGGCAGGGCTAGCACTGATAGACCGCGCGCTGGAAGGGCATGTGGCCGCCATGGAAGACGCGCTGGCTCCATTAGCCCCCGAGCAGCGCGCTCAATTGGCCAGCCTGCTCAAACACTGGCTGCAAGGCTTCCCCGGCGAATCGCAGGGCTAA
- a CDS encoding alpha/beta fold hydrolase gives MAYHTHQNRRLYYLDHGSGPAALLLHGICNSGRAWLPQLQALSSAGYRVIAPDFAGHGASSRLDAPYSVADLAADCVALLDHLDLPQAHIVGLSLGGMAAQQLALDAPSRVRSLTVACSFPSTASDEARQMLATWKQTLREPDGPLKRLEQSWPRNLNAAFRASPAGQALYWQWHAQAAQADGESQARICEGLADYHLADRLASIAAPAQYLAGECDEVSPPALGQWMASQVPGARFAILPGAAHVANVDSAAAFNDALLAFLRQH, from the coding sequence ATGGCTTATCACACCCACCAGAATCGACGGCTTTACTACCTGGATCATGGCAGCGGCCCCGCCGCGCTGCTGCTGCACGGCATCTGCAATAGCGGCCGCGCCTGGCTGCCGCAGCTGCAAGCGCTGAGCTCGGCCGGCTACCGCGTGATCGCCCCCGACTTCGCCGGCCACGGCGCTTCGTCGCGGCTGGACGCGCCCTACAGCGTGGCCGATCTCGCCGCCGACTGCGTCGCGCTGCTGGACCACCTGGATCTGCCCCAGGCCCATATCGTCGGCCTGTCCCTGGGCGGCATGGCGGCGCAACAACTGGCGCTGGACGCGCCGTCGCGGGTGCGCAGCCTGACCGTGGCCTGCAGCTTCCCCTCCACCGCCTCAGACGAAGCCAGGCAGATGCTGGCCACGTGGAAGCAGACCTTGCGCGAACCGGATGGTCCTCTTAAGCGGCTGGAGCAAAGCTGGCCGCGCAATCTCAATGCCGCCTTCCGCGCCAGCCCCGCCGGGCAGGCGCTGTACTGGCAATGGCATGCCCAGGCGGCGCAGGCGGACGGCGAATCGCAAGCCCGCATCTGCGAAGGACTGGCCGACTACCACCTCGCCGACCGTTTGGCCTCCATCGCCGCGCCCGCGCAGTATCTGGCGGGGGAGTGCGACGAGGTGTCGCCGCCGGCGCTGGGCCAATGGATGGCCTCCCAAGTGCCCGGCGCGCGCTTCGCGATTCTGCCCGGCGCGGCTCACGTGGCCAATGTGGACAGCGCCGCGGCCTTCAACGACGCCCTGCTCGCCTTTTTGCGCCAACACTGA
- a CDS encoding acid phosphatase, translating into MSEQDKQHPAPETAPQDPSRRRLFEGLAAIGAASVLPVVASESAEAAPAIHGSLDAKLRHSVKNVVVIYLENRSFNNLYGNFPGVKHPLSQAPAEACIQLDRDGSRLKNLPKIWGGMVQRGQTIAGKYYLIDENAIQNLPNGPFPLKDAEGQLLPEAVITRDLWHLFYQNQMQINGGKNDQFVAWADSGALVMGHYSETAKNLNQWKIAQHYTLCDNFFMAAFGGSYLNHQFLISARTPEYFNAKDTAAAKKIAVLDDGPQGYKLKVKQATSAMDGPPQFVNNGAITPDGYAVNTMAPPFQPSYIKPAEGGDPRYADPADAGTLPPQTYDTIGDLLSRKGVSWAWYGGSWQAALEGKGGPDTPNFQYHHQPFNYFKSFAPGTKAREEHLRDGGLGDSPISNRFIADAVAGKLPAVAFYKPQGNLNMHAGYSDVESGDRHVANVLQHLMSGPQWKNMVVVITHDENGGWWDHVAPPKGDRWGPGSRIPAIVVSPFAKKGHVDHTFYDTTSIIRFISRLHGLPELEGVKVRNQAFHQRGAQPPGDLTGALAL; encoded by the coding sequence ATGTCAGAACAAGATAAGCAACACCCCGCTCCCGAAACCGCCCCGCAAGATCCGTCGCGCCGCCGCCTGTTCGAAGGCCTGGCCGCCATCGGCGCCGCCAGCGTGCTGCCGGTCGTCGCCAGCGAAAGCGCCGAAGCCGCGCCGGCCATCCACGGCTCGCTGGACGCCAAGCTGCGCCACAGTGTGAAAAACGTGGTGGTGATCTACCTGGAAAACCGCAGCTTCAACAATCTGTACGGCAACTTCCCCGGCGTGAAGCACCCGCTGTCGCAAGCGCCGGCCGAAGCCTGTATCCAGCTGGACCGCGACGGCTCCAGGCTGAAAAACCTGCCCAAGATCTGGGGCGGCATGGTGCAGCGCGGCCAGACCATCGCCGGCAAGTACTACCTGATTGATGAAAACGCCATCCAGAACCTGCCCAACGGCCCCTTCCCGCTGAAAGACGCCGAAGGCCAGCTGCTGCCGGAAGCGGTGATCACCCGCGACCTGTGGCATTTGTTCTACCAGAACCAGATGCAGATCAACGGCGGCAAGAACGACCAGTTCGTCGCCTGGGCCGACTCCGGCGCGCTGGTGATGGGCCATTACAGCGAAACCGCCAAGAATCTCAACCAATGGAAGATCGCCCAGCACTACACGCTGTGCGACAACTTCTTCATGGCGGCCTTCGGCGGCTCCTACCTCAACCACCAGTTCCTGATCTCGGCCCGCACCCCGGAATACTTCAACGCCAAGGACACCGCGGCGGCCAAGAAGATCGCCGTGCTGGACGACGGCCCGCAAGGCTACAAGCTGAAGGTGAAGCAGGCCACCTCGGCGATGGACGGCCCGCCGCAGTTCGTCAACAACGGCGCCATCACGCCGGACGGCTACGCGGTCAATACCATGGCCCCGCCGTTCCAACCGAGCTATATCAAGCCGGCAGAAGGCGGCGACCCGCGCTACGCCGATCCGGCCGACGCGGGCACCCTGCCGCCGCAAACCTATGACACCATCGGCGATCTGCTGTCGCGCAAGGGCGTCAGTTGGGCCTGGTACGGCGGCAGCTGGCAGGCGGCGCTGGAAGGCAAGGGCGGCCCGGACACGCCCAACTTCCAGTACCACCACCAGCCGTTCAACTACTTCAAGAGCTTCGCGCCCGGCACCAAGGCCCGCGAAGAGCACCTGCGCGACGGCGGCCTCGGCGACAGCCCGATCAGCAACCGCTTCATCGCCGACGCGGTGGCCGGCAAGCTGCCGGCGGTGGCCTTCTACAAGCCGCAGGGCAACCTGAACATGCACGCCGGCTACTCGGACGTGGAAAGCGGCGACCGCCACGTCGCCAACGTGCTGCAGCACCTGATGAGCGGTCCGCAGTGGAAGAATATGGTGGTGGTCATCACCCATGACGAAAACGGCGGCTGGTGGGACCACGTGGCGCCGCCCAAGGGCGACCGCTGGGGCCCGGGCAGCCGCATTCCGGCCATCGTGGTATCGCCTTTCGCCAAAAAGGGCCATGTCGACCACACCTTCTACGACACCACCTCCATCATCCGCTTCATCAGCCGCCTGCACGGCCTACCGGAGCTGGAGGGCGTCAAGGTGCGCAACCAGGCCTTCCATCAGCGCGGCGCGCAGCCGCCGGGCGACCTGACCGGCGCGCTGGCGCTGTAA
- a CDS encoding DUF721 domain-containing protein — protein MSGRPLNDITRQDQTLARLTAAARELMALDRAFKKLIPAAMAEACRAVRIRDDELVLHADNGIVAARLRMTAPGLLPQLAKQGYIASKVRVKVALQVVRPKKPKSLAISEAALDGMEQAAASIDNAEVRAAVARLIAHQRRG, from the coding sequence ATGTCCGGACGCCCGCTCAACGACATCACCCGCCAGGATCAGACCTTGGCCCGCCTGACCGCCGCCGCGCGCGAGCTGATGGCGCTGGACCGCGCCTTCAAGAAACTGATCCCCGCCGCCATGGCCGAGGCCTGCCGCGCCGTGCGCATCCGCGACGACGAGCTGGTGCTGCATGCCGACAACGGCATCGTCGCAGCCCGGCTGCGCATGACCGCGCCCGGCCTGCTGCCGCAATTGGCCAAGCAGGGCTATATCGCCTCCAAGGTGCGGGTCAAGGTGGCGCTGCAAGTCGTCCGCCCCAAGAAGCCCAAGTCTTTGGCCATCAGCGAAGCCGCGCTGGACGGCATGGAACAGGCTGCCGCCAGCATAGACAACGCCGAAGTCCGCGCCGCGGTGGCGCGGCTGATCGCGCACCAACGACGCGGCTGA
- a CDS encoding lysozyme inhibitor LprI family protein, which yields MINRTSFAGALLLGLLSAPAFSCGDEAMLYSADYDQCMNQAASTAAMLDCIHTEHGKQDKLLNDNYKKLMAQFSSKRQPRLLAAQRLWLQYREANCQAYVDPDGGTAEALTGADCMLRATAERAAELAKMQPEQH from the coding sequence ATGATCAATCGCACTTCTTTCGCCGGCGCGCTGCTGCTCGGCCTCTTGTCCGCGCCCGCCTTTTCCTGCGGCGATGAAGCCATGCTCTACAGCGCCGATTACGACCAATGCATGAACCAGGCCGCCTCCACCGCCGCCATGCTGGACTGCATCCACACCGAGCATGGCAAGCAGGACAAGCTGCTGAACGACAACTACAAGAAGCTGATGGCGCAGTTCTCCAGCAAGCGCCAGCCGCGCCTGCTGGCCGCGCAAAGGCTGTGGCTGCAATACCGCGAGGCCAATTGCCAGGCTTATGTCGATCCGGACGGCGGCACCGCCGAGGCGCTGACCGGCGCCGACTGCATGCTGCGCGCCACTGCCGAACGCGCCGCCGAATTGGCCAAAATGCAGCCTGAGCAACACTAA